The following proteins come from a genomic window of Miscanthus floridulus cultivar M001 chromosome 2, ASM1932011v1, whole genome shotgun sequence:
- the LOC136537391 gene encoding protein FAR1-RELATED SEQUENCE 5-like: MSDDDSLLEYSEIVMKMFGSEDDGFEFYNNYAYEKGFSVRKEYCEWDNGHNERTLRKFVCSCEGFRAEKEVRREIKKRRPRNITRCGCRAQLVIAQDPNTEQWCVKDFIDEHNHPMMEPDLACFLRSHRRISDDQKAEIVQLQISGIRKHQIMDIMVRRYNGYDKVGFTSRDLYNFCHRNKAETLSGGDARTIISYMTESKRRDPDFFF; this comes from the coding sequence ATGTCGGATGATGATTCTTTGCTGGAGTACAGTGAAATTGTTATGAAGATGTTTGGCAGTGAGGACGACGGATTTGAGTTTTATAACAACTACGCTTATGAGAAAGGATTTAGTGTGAGAAAGGAATACTGCGAGTGGGACAACGGCCATAATGAGAGGACCCTTCGGAAGTTTGTTTGCAGCTGTGAAGGTTTCCGCGCAGAGAAGGAGGTGAGGAGGGAGATCAAGAAGCGGAGGCCGCGGAATATCACTCGTTGTGGATGCCGTGCTCAACTTGTGATTGCACAGGATCCGAACACAGAGCAGTGGTGTGTGAAGGATTTCATCGACGAGCACAACCATCCGATGATGGAACCAGACCTTGCTTGCTTTCTGCGTTCACATAGAAGAATCAGCGATGATCAGAAAGCAGAGATTGTGCAGCTGCAAATTTCTGGGATCCGCAAACACCAGATAATGGATATTATGGTTAGGCGGTACAATGGGTATGATAAGGTTGGATTTACATCAAGGGACCTTTACAATTTCTGCCATCGCAACAAGGCGGAGACACTTTCTGGTGGTGATGCTCGAACAATCATCAGTTACATGACAGAATCAAAACGTAGAGATCCTGATTTCTTTTTCTAG